The Thermovirga sp. genomic interval AACCTGGGGTTCACTCCGGGTTTGACTTGGGAGAGTGCTCTCCTCTCCGTCCATGTGATCAATAATGTCATTTTGTTGACTGTTTGTCAACTATTGAAAGAAGGGCCCTTTTCCATTCGGAGGACGAGCCGTTCCCGGCCTTCCCCTGGACCCAGTTGAAGGCTCCCCCTCCCCTGGCCTGAAGTTCCTTCCTTTCCTCGAGAAATACCCTCAGGTCAACCTCGACGTCCTTTCCGGCCGCAAGGATGAACACTCCTTTCCCGCTTTCTTCCTGGGAGAGAAAGCCGACAATGCTGCCGCTATCCCTTTCAACCTTCTTTTTGACCCCCGATGAGGCCAATTCGGGGGAGAAGTTCTCTATCGCAAAGAAGTACAACGTTCCCGGCTCCCTGCCAATGTCCTCCCAGGGAATCTCGAGGTACTTCCTGACCTTGTCCAGCCTCCTTGAAGCCTCCTTCCGTTCCTCCCTGATCCTGGCGACCACCGAAGGTAGCTCTTCTTCTTCACAGCCGATCTCCCTGGACAGTACCCTCGTTATCCTGCTGTAATCACGGAGTTTTTCCTCCCTGTCAACGGTGAACCTGGCCTCCCATTCACCGCTGCCTCCTTTGAAGCCGGTGATGATCAAACCCCCTACCTCGGCGGTGGAACTGACATGGCTTCCCGAACAGGCCATGCTGTCGAAATCTCCAATGGTGACTAGGGTCACTTCCTTTTCGGCGATCCGGTCCCATTTGATCTTGACGCCCTTTAAACTGTCGGCCCTATCCCTCGAGACCTTGTTCACGCTGACCGGAAGGTCCGCCGCGATAATCCCGTTAGCCGACTCTTCCGCCTTGAAGAGGACTTCCCAGTCGATATCGCCGTCGTAGGTCATGAACACCGTGCTCTCCTTTTCACCTATGGAGACTTTTTCCACCTGAAGTCCAGGCAACTGGTTCTCGAGCACCCTGGAAAGAATATGTTCACCGGTGTGCATTCTTGAAAAGCGCCTGTTTCTCTCCACGTCGACGGTGGCAGTGACTGGGTGTCCAAGGGGTATCTCGCCTTCCTGGAGGACAATCTCCAGGACAAAACCCCTCTCCGCGTTGTGGCAATCAGTGACTTCGGCCTTGAATCCCTCGCCTTCGAGGTAACCGCTGTCGCCGGGCTGTCCTCCTCCCGAGGGGTGAAAAACCCTCCCAGATACCCTGATTTTGGCTTTCTTTCCTGCCCTTTCCAATACCTCTTCTATCTGGACCTCTTTTTTCAATTCGCTGACCTTCCTTCTCCTACGTACATCTTCGTAAGCGCGTTTCTCTCCATGATAAACTTGATACACTCACGGAGGGACAGGTTAATGCACCGAAAAAAGTGCGTCAGGGTCATTATAACAGGGACGGTCCAGGGGGTAGGTTTCCGGTGGAGAGCAAGACAGGCCGCCCTCTCGCTGGATATTTCAGGATGGATAAAAAACCGCCCCGACGGGGGTGTCGAGGCGGTTTTCCAAGGCTCTCCAGGTTCGGTGGATCAAATGATCGAATGGGTGAAGGCCGGACCACCCGGCGCGGTAGTAAGGGAGGTCAGGACCGTTCCCTGCAATCCCGATGCTGGCCCGTCAGAATTCCTCATCCTGAGATCTCCCTAACGAGCCGGGCAATGGTCATTTTGATCCGCCGACAATCTTCAGTTCCGGAACCTTTGCCTCGGATTCGGGGTGGACCTGCCTCCAAAGCTTGACGGGGAGCCCCCATATCTTGATGAAACCGGCAGCGGCTTCATGGTCAAAGGCATCTCCCTCCGAATAGGTAGCCATGGTCTCTACATAGAGGGATTTTTCCGCCCTTATGCCTACCACCACCGATGCTCCCTTGAAGAGCCGCACCCTGACGGTGCCTGAAACGTGCTCCTGGATGGTATCAAAGAAAGCGTCG includes:
- a CDS encoding acylphosphatase, with protein sequence MHRKKCVRVIITGTVQGVGFRWRARQAALSLDISGWIKNRPDGGVEAVFQGSPGSVDQMIEWVKAGPPGAVVREVRTVPCNPDAGPSEFLILRSP
- a CDS encoding argininosuccinate synthase (catalyzes the formation of 2-N(omega)-(L-arginino)succinate from L-citrulline and L-aspartate in arginine biosynthesis, AMP-forming); protein product: LIAELNRIAGTHGVGRIDMIEDRLVGFKSREVYECPATVCLLQAHQALESMTLTRDIIAAKADLSAKYAELTYIGFWFSPLKKALDAFFDTIQEHVSGTVRVRLFKGASVVVGIRAEKSLYVETMATYSEGDAFDHEAAAGFIKIWGLPVKLWRQVHPESEAKVPELKIVGGSK